In Symmachiella dynata, the following are encoded in one genomic region:
- a CDS encoding tetratricopeptide repeat protein, with translation MALSFGLLTTFAVAILTGLPIMANGQQPPQQAGEDLPGGLALPGMVAGEIDQAQVALDANNPQRAIEILRPLVELAPESDEARGLLGIALMMNGDLDEGRALVDALPEHPNSFHTLGRTVSVLEETDIDREVLAPYRDRAMKLALLAAEQQVDDPTPYLYIATIAARENDIPEMRRATEVLLEKFPNEEQGHFLAALVAGSESDWATHDAQLAEAERLGMPQDIIDEARTEAARAQAARQNNQQLKWLIGGGILLLAIALFAYRKAKHRNRPPAPSENGTG, from the coding sequence ATGGCGTTGAGTTTTGGCTTGCTGACCACCTTTGCCGTAGCGATATTGACCGGTCTGCCAATTATGGCCAACGGTCAACAACCGCCTCAACAAGCGGGCGAAGATCTTCCAGGAGGGCTGGCTTTGCCGGGCATGGTCGCTGGTGAGATTGATCAGGCACAGGTCGCGTTAGACGCCAACAACCCGCAGCGCGCGATTGAGATTCTCAGGCCGCTGGTCGAATTGGCTCCCGAATCGGACGAAGCACGGGGCCTGTTGGGGATTGCTCTGATGATGAATGGCGACCTCGACGAAGGACGCGCGCTGGTCGATGCCTTGCCCGAGCATCCCAACTCATTCCACACACTGGGCCGCACCGTCTCGGTTTTGGAAGAGACCGACATCGACCGCGAAGTCCTCGCCCCTTACCGCGACCGTGCCATGAAATTGGCGCTGCTTGCAGCTGAACAACAGGTGGATGATCCCACCCCCTACCTCTACATTGCCACCATCGCAGCGCGAGAAAACGACATCCCGGAAATGCGACGCGCAACGGAAGTGTTGCTCGAGAAATTCCCCAATGAAGAACAGGGCCATTTCCTGGCAGCTTTGGTCGCCGGCAGCGAGAGCGATTGGGCAACACACGATGCCCAACTGGCCGAAGCGGAACGTCTCGGCATGCCGCAAGACATTATCGACGAAGCCCGAACAGAAGCCGCCCGCGCACAAGCCGCTCGGCAGAATAATCAGCAACTCAAATGGCTCATCGGCGGCGGCATACTGCTGCTTGCCATCGCGCTATTCGCCTACCGAAAAGCCAAACACCGCAACCGTCCTCCCGCACCCTCTGAAAACGGAACGGGGTGA
- a CDS encoding putative molybdenum carrier protein, producing MMLVFDRPPLTARHQAAQELILPTTVEKIVSGGQTGVDRAALDMAIVAGIACGGWCPLGRKAEDGPLPLHYPLTETESGDYVVRTEWNVRDSDGTLILAGRPLTGGTALTERLAKRQQRPCRVAFPYSDRDVASVAEWLATNRIRTVNIAGPRESQQPGIYAAAVAFLGQLFSDT from the coding sequence ATGATGCTCGTTTTCGATCGTCCTCCACTTACAGCGCGCCACCAAGCGGCGCAGGAACTCATTTTGCCGACCACAGTGGAAAAAATTGTCTCCGGCGGCCAGACTGGCGTTGACCGAGCCGCTTTGGATATGGCCATTGTGGCTGGTATCGCTTGCGGCGGTTGGTGTCCGCTGGGGCGGAAAGCTGAAGATGGGCCGCTGCCGTTGCATTATCCGCTCACCGAAACCGAGTCGGGAGATTACGTTGTCCGCACCGAATGGAATGTCCGCGATAGCGATGGCACGCTGATCCTCGCAGGACGACCGCTCACCGGCGGCACGGCGCTCACTGAGCGACTGGCCAAGCGACAGCAACGCCCCTGCCGCGTCGCTTTTCCGTATAGCGACAGAGATGTCGCCTCGGTTGCGGAATGGCTGGCGACGAATAGAATTCGCACAGTGAACATCGCCGGCCCCCGCGAAAGTCAACAACCGGGCATCTACGCCGCCGCGGTGGCATTTCTGGGACAATTATTCAGCGACACATAA
- a CDS encoding GNAT family N-acetyltransferase produces the protein MQIRQMVAPDLKRGFIKALCALSDVNLTFEQAVPVFQRRLNSGLHTYVAEKDGEIVGTASVFIEPKFIHSGGLVGHIEDVAVDPERHGEGIGNALVQHLIQHCQDLGCYKILLQCTPELLPYYEREGFRQWVCNMRMDLQPTSARAAAS, from the coding sequence ATGCAGATTCGACAGATGGTCGCCCCCGACCTCAAACGCGGTTTTATTAAAGCGCTCTGTGCTTTATCGGATGTCAATTTGACCTTCGAACAAGCGGTGCCGGTCTTTCAGCGACGGCTGAATTCCGGACTGCATACCTACGTCGCCGAAAAAGATGGCGAAATCGTGGGGACCGCCTCGGTGTTCATCGAGCCGAAATTCATCCATAGCGGTGGACTGGTCGGGCACATCGAAGATGTCGCCGTCGACCCGGAGCGACATGGCGAGGGGATCGGCAACGCGCTGGTGCAACATCTGATTCAGCATTGTCAGGATCTGGGCTGTTATAAAATCTTGCTGCAATGCACGCCCGAACTGTTGCCTTACTACGAACGCGAAGGCTTCCGGCAATGGGTCTGCAATATGCGAATGGACCTACAACCCACCTCCGCCCGCGCCGCCGCCAGTTAA
- the ettA gene encoding energy-dependent translational throttle protein EttA — protein MAQNYIFTMEGVTKLFGQKEVLHDVWLSYFPGAKIGVLGNNGAGKSTLLKIMAGEDTDFMGSAKPAKGVTVGYFPQEPRLDPEATVDECVQTAVAHSQAILDRYNDVNMKLGEDLSPEEMEEVLEEQGKLQDQIDAANLWELERFVEMAMDALRLPPGDAVVKTLSGGEKRRVALCQLALQNPDILLLDEPTNHLDAESVAWLEGFLQQFPGTVVAVTHDRYFLDNVAGWILELDRGHGYPYEGNYSGWLEQKGARLAVEEKQESKRQKTLKQELEWVRLSPKARETKNRARLERYEQLQAQEYDAREDAADIQIPSGPALGDLVVRAKGVSKGFGDRLLFENMNFDLPRGGIVGIIGPNGAGKTTLFKMIMGLEQPDDGELRVGKTVVPAYVDQSRDSLDDEKTVYEEISGGVDQLVVGHTKIHARSYVGRFNFKGSDQQKMVGKLSGGERNRVHLAKLLRSGGNLILLDEPTNDLDVDTLRSLEEGLLNFGGCAVVISHDRWFLDRIATHIMAFEGDSQVYWHEGNYRSYEASRKERLGEEDLRPKRIRYKVVG, from the coding sequence ATGGCACAGAATTACATTTTCACGATGGAAGGCGTCACCAAATTGTTCGGGCAGAAGGAGGTACTGCACGATGTTTGGCTTTCCTATTTCCCCGGCGCAAAAATCGGCGTGCTCGGCAACAACGGAGCGGGGAAATCGACGCTGCTGAAAATCATGGCGGGCGAAGATACCGACTTCATGGGTTCAGCCAAACCGGCTAAAGGGGTGACTGTCGGTTATTTCCCGCAAGAGCCTCGGCTCGATCCCGAAGCAACCGTCGACGAATGTGTGCAAACAGCGGTCGCCCATTCGCAGGCGATTTTGGATCGCTACAACGACGTCAACATGAAGCTCGGCGAAGACCTCTCACCCGAGGAGATGGAAGAGGTCCTCGAAGAACAGGGGAAACTTCAAGATCAAATCGACGCCGCCAATTTGTGGGAACTGGAACGGTTTGTCGAAATGGCCATGGACGCGCTGCGGCTCCCCCCGGGCGATGCTGTCGTCAAGACGCTCTCCGGTGGCGAAAAACGCCGCGTCGCCCTGTGCCAGTTGGCGCTGCAGAACCCCGATATCCTGCTGCTCGACGAACCAACGAACCACCTCGATGCGGAATCGGTGGCTTGGCTGGAAGGCTTCCTGCAACAGTTCCCCGGCACGGTGGTCGCTGTGACGCACGATCGCTACTTCCTGGACAACGTCGCTGGTTGGATTTTGGAACTCGACCGCGGACATGGTTATCCGTACGAAGGAAATTACTCCGGCTGGCTGGAACAAAAAGGAGCACGACTAGCTGTCGAAGAGAAACAGGAATCGAAACGGCAAAAAACACTCAAACAGGAATTGGAATGGGTCCGCCTCTCGCCCAAGGCGCGGGAGACCAAGAACCGCGCCCGATTGGAACGGTACGAACAATTGCAGGCGCAAGAATACGACGCCCGCGAAGACGCCGCCGATATCCAAATCCCCTCCGGCCCCGCGCTGGGGGATCTGGTCGTCCGCGCCAAAGGAGTCTCCAAAGGCTTCGGCGACCGGTTGCTGTTTGAAAACATGAACTTCGACCTCCCCCGCGGCGGCATCGTGGGCATCATCGGTCCCAACGGTGCGGGTAAGACCACGCTGTTCAAAATGATCATGGGCCTCGAACAGCCCGACGACGGAGAATTGCGCGTCGGCAAAACTGTCGTGCCGGCCTATGTCGACCAAAGCCGCGATTCACTCGACGACGAGAAAACGGTCTACGAAGAGATCTCCGGCGGAGTCGACCAATTGGTTGTCGGCCATACAAAAATCCACGCCCGCAGTTACGTCGGCCGCTTCAATTTCAAAGGCTCAGACCAACAAAAAATGGTCGGCAAACTCTCCGGCGGGGAACGCAACCGCGTGCACCTAGCCAAACTCCTCCGCAGCGGCGGCAACTTGATCCTGCTCGACGAACCAACCAACGACCTCGACGTCGACACACTCCGTTCACTGGAAGAGGGCTTACTCAACTTCGGCGGCTGCGCCGTCGTGATCAGCCACGATCGCTGGTTCCTAGACCGCATCGCCACGCACATCATGGCCTTCGAAGGCGACAGCCAAGTCTATTGGCACGAAGGCAACTACCGCAGCTACGAAGCGAGCCGCAAGGAACGGTTAGGGGAAGAAGATTTGCGGCCGAAACGGATCCGGTATAAGGTGGTGGGTTGA